From Kryptolebias marmoratus isolate JLee-2015 linkage group LG15, ASM164957v2, whole genome shotgun sequence, a single genomic window includes:
- the slc22a18 gene encoding solute carrier family 22 member 18 produces the protein MEDKPVSSPKPSADHRQKAKVIYVVYVIAALDITWMFLQFSVTPYLAKKLGFDTLWFGYLQTTVGVIQLIGGPMFGRFGDLFGARAALSLACAATSVFFVLLAIADHPVLLFIHKLPTVFMHVLPACQMVVTDLSEPEKRADSLSKLGLCFGIGMIAGSTLGGNLNTRYGEMVTALVGAAGSAFNLLLVLNFIPKSTKAETSNTKTENQNKKVFSLGEITRLMKFPGVTRIFLIKIIAGLPSGIFQVMFSIIALDFFKLEPKENGYLMAYFGIVQMVVQGAVIGQLTARYPEKSLLLMSIGVSAVVGLAQAYMQTVLQLCLTVTPMIFSLSVFTVITDSMLTKSVPSSDTGTMLGLCASVQSLVRTIGPTIGGFLYVNYGLTSIGLIKFFVNTSVFVYQLCLKTTMKQRE, from the exons ATGGAAGACAAGCCGGTTTCCTCCCCGAAACCCTCCGCAGACCACCGGCAGAAGGCCAAGGTTATTTACGTGGTTTATGTAATCGCTGCTTTGGACATCACCTGGATGTTTCTGCAGTTCTCTGTCACTCCT TATTTGGCAAAGAAGCTTGGATTTGACACGTTGTGGTTTGGTTATTTACAAACTACAGTCGGTGTGATTCAGCTGATCGGGGGTCCTATGTTTGGAAG GTTTGGAGATCTGTTTGGAGCTCGAGCTGCCTTGTCTTTAGCATGTGCAGCAACtagtgttttctttgtgctgcTGGCCATAGCTGACCATCCTGTCCTTCTGTTCATACACAAACTCCCAACAGTCTTCATGCACGTTCTTCCTG catGTCAGATGGTCGTCACAGACCTTTCAGAACCTGAGAAACGGGCCGATTCTTTATCCAAACTCGGCCTGTGTTTTGGTATTGGGATGATAGCTGGCTCCACGTTAGGAGGAAACCTGAACACACGTTATGG GGAGATGGTCACTGCACTGGTCGGTGCTGCAGGCAGTGCCTTCAATTTATTGCTGGTTTTAAACTTCATCCCAAAATCCACTAAAGCTGAGACCTCAAATactaaaa CTGAGAACCAAAACAAGAAAGTGTTTAGCTTGGGAGAGATCACCAGGCTGATGAAGTTTCCAGGAGTGACGAGgatttttctgattaaaatcaTCGCTGGTTTGCCTTCAG GCATATTTCAGGTGATGTTCTCCATCATCGCACTGGACTTCTTCAAGCTGGAACCCAAGGAGAACGGATACCTCATGGCCTATTTTGGCATCGTTCAAATG gttgtTCAGGGAGCTGTGATCGGCCAACTCACAGCGAGATATCCGGAGAAGTCGCTGCTGCTCATGTCGATCGGAGTTTCGGCTGTCGTGGGACTGGCTCAG GCCTACATGCAGACCGTGCTCCAGCTCTGCCTCACCGTCACGCCGATGATCTTCTCTCTCAGCGTGTTCACCGTCATCACAGACAGCATGCTGACCAAGAGCGTCCCGTCCTCCGACACAG GAACTATGCTGGGACTGTGCGCGTCGGTCCAATCCCTGGTTCGCACAATCGGACCGACGATCGGCGGCTTCCTGTACGTGAACTACGGCCTGACGTCCATAGGTCTAATCAAGTTCTTTGTGAAcacctctgtgtttgtttaccagCTGTGCCTCAAGACGACCATGAAACAGAGGGAATGA